The following proteins are co-located in the Micromonospora coriariae genome:
- a CDS encoding DivIVA domain-containing protein, protein MASQGQRFRRKALRRGYKVDEVDAFLDRVEATLDGRQVGAPVASQEVHDVVFRVRFNGYDEWQVDLHLDRVERQLAELEERGAAGRGGDPRMGPPDRLGPPMRDDRGMVQQPMPPRPMPAQAGPPDRYGRYDEPTGAFAGGYDAPRGGYDAPRGPGGPPGPGPMGPGGPMGGHGLPPRGLPAGPGGYGPDDQRMPGGYGQDDQRMPGGPGGYGPDDQRSPGGYDDQRAPGGYPPEEPRFDGFEAGRHGRADMTAEIRMPERDPRDMRRGPAGPPPMPQQGIGGPPMAGPPAVPGPPMGGPPMAGPPGSDLYRVDQIRRRFQVRRFGSGYDPDQVDRFFDTLLGGMQGRNPMPVNPKDLDTLRFGLVPGGYFEAEVDAALKDVQDILFGR, encoded by the coding sequence GTGGCGAGTCAGGGTCAGCGTTTCCGGCGCAAGGCACTCCGCCGGGGATACAAGGTCGACGAGGTGGATGCCTTCCTCGACCGGGTCGAGGCGACGCTCGACGGCCGGCAGGTCGGTGCGCCGGTGGCCTCCCAGGAGGTCCACGACGTTGTCTTCCGGGTCCGGTTCAACGGCTACGACGAGTGGCAGGTCGACCTGCACCTGGACCGGGTCGAGCGGCAGCTGGCCGAGCTTGAGGAGCGCGGTGCCGCCGGGCGCGGCGGCGACCCCCGGATGGGTCCCCCGGACCGGCTGGGCCCACCGATGCGCGACGACCGGGGCATGGTCCAGCAGCCGATGCCACCCCGGCCGATGCCGGCCCAGGCCGGCCCGCCCGACCGCTACGGCCGGTACGACGAGCCGACCGGCGCCTTCGCCGGTGGGTACGACGCCCCCCGCGGCGGCTACGACGCGCCGCGTGGCCCGGGCGGCCCGCCCGGTCCCGGCCCGATGGGTCCCGGCGGCCCGATGGGTGGGCACGGTCTCCCGCCGCGCGGCCTGCCCGCCGGTCCCGGTGGCTACGGCCCTGACGACCAGCGGATGCCCGGTGGCTACGGCCAGGACGACCAGCGGATGCCCGGCGGTCCCGGTGGCTACGGCCCCGACGACCAGCGTTCGCCCGGCGGGTACGACGACCAACGCGCGCCCGGTGGCTACCCGCCCGAGGAGCCGCGCTTCGACGGCTTCGAGGCCGGTCGGCACGGTCGCGCGGACATGACCGCCGAGATCCGGATGCCCGAGCGCGACCCGCGCGACATGCGCCGTGGCCCGGCCGGCCCGCCTCCGATGCCGCAGCAGGGCATCGGTGGCCCGCCGATGGCCGGTCCGCCCGCCGTGCCCGGCCCGCCGATGGGCGGTCCGCCGATGGCCGGCCCGCCCGGCAGCGACCTGTACCGGGTCGACCAGATCCGGCGTCGCTTCCAGGTGCGCCGGTTCGGCAGCGGGTACGACCCGGACCAGGTCGACCGGTTCTTCGACACCCTGCTCGGCGGCATGCAGGGCCGCAACCCGATGCCGGTCAACCCGAAGGACCTGGACACGCTCCGGTTCGGTCTGGTGCCCGGCGGTTACTTCGAGGCCGAGGTCGACGCCGCGCTCAAGGACGTGCAGGACATCCTCTTCGGGCGCTGA
- the rlmN gene encoding 23S rRNA (adenine(2503)-C(2))-methyltransferase RlmN, with amino-acid sequence MTSLPLIPAISDAPAARRASMPPQHLADLDLAGRQALVTGLGEPAFRAKQVSNHYFGRLVRDPQEMTDLPAATRERLAGQLLPQLLTPVRELACDDGATRKALWKLHDGALVESVLMGYPDRVTVCISSQAGCGMACPFCATGQAGLTRNLSTAEIVDQAVYLAGVAASGAVAGSPPRLSHVVFMGMGEPLANYSRVIAAIRRLVSPAPEGLGLSQRHITVSTVGLVPAIRRLASEDLSVTLALSLHAPDDDLRDELVPVNQRWKVAEVLDAAWDYAARTGRRVSIEYAMIKDVNDQPWRADLLGRLLAGKLAHVNLIPLNPTPGSRWDASPKPVEREFVRRLRDAGVSTTVRDTRGREIDGACGQLAAAEDNDTNTDRAGEAPA; translated from the coding sequence ATGACGAGCCTGCCGCTGATCCCCGCCATCTCGGACGCCCCCGCCGCACGCCGGGCCTCCATGCCACCGCAGCACCTCGCTGACCTCGACCTGGCCGGCCGCCAGGCGCTGGTCACCGGTTTGGGTGAGCCGGCCTTCCGCGCGAAGCAGGTCTCCAACCACTACTTCGGGCGGCTGGTCCGTGACCCGCAGGAGATGACCGACCTGCCGGCGGCGACCCGGGAGCGGCTGGCCGGCCAACTGCTGCCCCAACTGCTCACCCCGGTGCGCGAGCTGGCCTGCGACGACGGCGCGACCCGCAAGGCGCTGTGGAAGCTGCACGACGGCGCGCTGGTGGAGAGCGTGCTGATGGGCTACCCGGACCGGGTCACCGTCTGCATCTCCAGCCAGGCGGGCTGCGGCATGGCCTGCCCGTTCTGCGCGACCGGCCAGGCCGGGCTGACCCGCAACCTGTCCACCGCCGAGATCGTCGACCAGGCGGTGTACCTGGCCGGGGTGGCTGCCTCCGGTGCGGTCGCCGGGTCTCCGCCGCGGCTGTCGCACGTCGTCTTCATGGGCATGGGCGAGCCACTGGCCAACTACTCTCGGGTGATCGCGGCGATCCGCCGCCTGGTCAGCCCGGCTCCGGAGGGGCTCGGCCTGTCGCAGCGGCACATCACCGTTTCCACGGTCGGGCTGGTTCCGGCCATCCGCCGACTGGCCAGCGAAGACCTCTCAGTGACCCTTGCGTTGTCGTTGCACGCCCCCGATGATGATCTGCGCGACGAACTCGTGCCGGTAAACCAGCGCTGGAAGGTAGCCGAGGTGCTGGACGCAGCGTGGGACTACGCAGCCCGGACGGGCCGTCGCGTGTCGATCGAGTACGCGATGATCAAGGACGTGAACGACCAGCCGTGGCGAGCTGACCTGCTCGGGCGGCTGCTGGCCGGCAAGTTGGCCCACGTGAACCTCATCCCGCTCAATCCGACGCCGGGCAGCCGCTGGGACGCGAGCCCGAAGCCGGTTGAGCGGGAGTTCGTCCGGCGGTTGCGCGACGCCGGGGTGTCCACCACCGTTCGGGACACCCGAGGTCGCGAAATCGACGGCGCGTGTGGTCAGCTCGCCGCCGCCGAGGACAACGACACAAACACCGACCGCGCCGGAGAGGCACCGGCGTGA
- a CDS encoding phosphatidate cytidylyltransferase has product MTHPDPYSGEPRGWDRPERPVALPWPEQELEAGQWSGRPAAGPELYAEPRTRPYADPYPPDPYDERGRTARPDDRDRFDDRDRREDDRNQPHRYDDRGRAGRYADRPPAGGDAPTRYDGPQRFGDNGGPVSYDDDSGYPTAQLAPIRADLAPDQDAVTGSEPPPGRRTKGRRRASADRPATQQAGTGRAGRNLPAAIGVGLGLGALIVVPLVFYPLAFLPVIAAAMAVGIWEMARAVRRSGAHPPLVPLIAGGVLTVGLAWFAGPDALSLGLLVTVLGTMIWRLGDGPGGFQRDLTAATLIAVYVPFLGGFAALLAAAPDDGPLRILATLIAVVLSDTGGYAAGVSFGRHPMAPSVSPKKSWEGFAGSITAAALGSALLLWLMFDLAPWWGALFGLAISCAAVLGDLAESMIKRDLGVKDMSNLLPGHGGLMDRLDSILFAVPTAYLLLAIFVPVVN; this is encoded by the coding sequence ATGACCCACCCCGACCCCTACAGTGGCGAGCCCCGCGGCTGGGACCGGCCGGAGCGGCCGGTGGCCCTGCCCTGGCCCGAGCAGGAGCTCGAAGCGGGCCAGTGGAGCGGCCGTCCGGCCGCCGGCCCTGAGCTGTACGCCGAGCCCCGCACCCGCCCGTACGCCGACCCGTACCCGCCGGACCCGTACGACGAGCGCGGCCGGACGGCCCGCCCGGACGACCGGGACCGTTTCGACGACCGGGACCGGCGCGAGGATGACCGGAACCAGCCCCACCGGTACGACGACCGGGGCCGTGCCGGCCGGTATGCCGACCGCCCGCCTGCCGGCGGCGACGCCCCGACCCGGTACGACGGCCCGCAGCGCTTCGGCGACAACGGTGGTCCGGTCAGCTACGACGACGATTCCGGGTATCCGACCGCGCAGCTCGCGCCCATCCGCGCCGACCTCGCGCCGGACCAGGACGCGGTGACCGGGTCGGAGCCTCCGCCCGGCCGGCGGACGAAGGGTCGACGCCGGGCCAGTGCCGACCGACCGGCCACCCAGCAGGCGGGCACCGGGCGGGCCGGCCGGAACCTGCCGGCGGCCATCGGGGTCGGGCTCGGCCTCGGCGCGCTGATCGTGGTGCCGCTGGTCTTCTACCCGTTGGCGTTCCTGCCGGTGATCGCCGCCGCCATGGCCGTCGGCATCTGGGAGATGGCCCGAGCGGTCCGGCGCAGCGGCGCCCACCCGCCGCTGGTGCCGCTGATCGCCGGCGGTGTGCTGACCGTGGGTCTGGCCTGGTTCGCCGGTCCGGACGCGCTGAGCCTGGGTCTGCTGGTCACCGTCCTGGGCACCATGATCTGGCGGCTGGGCGACGGCCCGGGCGGCTTCCAGCGGGACCTGACCGCCGCCACCCTGATCGCCGTCTACGTGCCGTTCCTCGGCGGGTTCGCGGCGCTGCTGGCGGCGGCCCCGGACGACGGCCCGCTGCGCATCCTGGCCACGTTGATCGCGGTGGTCCTCTCCGACACCGGTGGGTACGCGGCCGGCGTCTCCTTCGGTCGGCACCCGATGGCGCCGTCGGTGAGCCCGAAGAAGTCCTGGGAGGGCTTCGCCGGCTCGATCACCGCGGCGGCGCTGGGCAGCGCCCTGCTGCTCTGGCTGATGTTCGACCTCGCCCCCTGGTGGGGTGCGCTGTTCGGGCTGGCGATCTCGTGCGCGGCGGTCCTCGGTGACCTGGCCGAGTCGATGATCAAGCGGGATCTCGGTGTCAAGGACATGAGCAACCTGCTGCCGGGCCACGGTGGCCTGATGGACCGGCTGGACTCGATCCTGTTCGCGGTGCCGACGGCGTACCTGCTGTTGGCGATCTTCGTACCGGTGGTGAACTGA
- the frr gene encoding ribosome recycling factor — protein sequence MIDDTLLEAEEKMERAVEHAKEEFGAIRTGRANAAMFSKVIIDYYGTPTPLTQMASIAVPEPRMAIIKPYDNSQINAMEKAIRDSDLGVNPNNEGNQLRILLPQMTEERRRDMIKVARHKGEEAKVAIRNVRRRGKEELDRIVKDGEAGEDDGRRAEKELDDLTQRYVASIDDLVKHKETELLEV from the coding sequence GTGATCGACGACACCCTCCTCGAGGCCGAGGAAAAGATGGAGCGTGCGGTTGAGCACGCCAAGGAGGAGTTCGGCGCCATCCGTACCGGTCGCGCCAACGCCGCCATGTTCTCCAAGGTCATCATCGACTACTACGGCACCCCCACGCCGCTGACCCAGATGGCTTCCATCGCGGTTCCCGAGCCGCGGATGGCCATCATCAAGCCGTACGACAACTCGCAGATCAATGCGATGGAGAAGGCGATCCGCGACTCGGACCTCGGGGTGAACCCGAACAACGAGGGCAACCAGCTGCGCATCCTGCTCCCGCAGATGACCGAGGAGCGCCGCCGCGACATGATCAAGGTGGCCCGGCACAAGGGCGAGGAGGCCAAGGTGGCGATCCGCAACGTCCGCCGCCGTGGCAAGGAGGAGCTGGACCGGATCGTCAAGGACGGCGAGGCCGGCGAGGACGACGGTCGCCGCGCCGAGAAGGAGCTGGACGACCTGACCCAGCGCTACGTTGCCAGCATCGACGACCTGGTCAAGCACAAGGAGACCGAGCTGCTGGAGGTGTGA
- the pyrH gene encoding UMP kinase produces MTQVVSDRTLAVEDPTAPPPGRARRVVLKLSGEVFGGGAIGVDPDVVQAIARQIATVVRRGVQVSVVVGGGNFFRGAELQKRGMDRARADYMGMLGTVMNCLALQDFLEKEGIETRVQSAITMAQVAEPYIPLRAIRHLEKGRVVIFGAGAGMPYFSTDTVAAQRALEIRADVVLMSKNGVDGVYTADPRIDPTASKLDSITFSEALRRNLRVADAAAFSLCMENGLPMLVFGAQGDDTIIRAVGGDKIGTLITA; encoded by the coding sequence ATGACGCAGGTTGTGAGTGACCGGACGCTGGCGGTGGAGGATCCGACGGCGCCGCCGCCCGGACGCGCCCGCCGAGTGGTGCTGAAGCTCTCCGGTGAGGTGTTCGGTGGTGGCGCGATCGGCGTCGACCCGGACGTCGTCCAGGCCATCGCCCGGCAGATCGCCACCGTGGTCCGCCGCGGCGTGCAGGTCTCCGTGGTGGTCGGTGGCGGCAACTTCTTCCGCGGCGCGGAGCTGCAGAAGCGCGGGATGGACCGGGCCCGCGCCGACTACATGGGCATGCTGGGCACCGTGATGAACTGCCTGGCCCTGCAGGACTTCCTGGAGAAGGAAGGCATCGAGACCCGGGTGCAGAGCGCCATCACCATGGCGCAGGTCGCCGAGCCGTACATCCCGCTGCGGGCGATCCGGCACCTGGAGAAGGGCCGCGTGGTCATCTTCGGCGCCGGCGCGGGGATGCCGTACTTCTCCACCGACACGGTGGCCGCCCAGCGGGCTCTGGAGATCCGGGCCGACGTGGTGCTGATGAGCAAGAACGGCGTGGACGGCGTCTACACCGCCGACCCGCGGATCGATCCCACCGCCAGCAAGCTCGACTCGATCACCTTCTCCGAGGCGCTGCGCCGCAACCTGCGGGTGGCTGACGCGGCGGCGTTCAGCCTCTGTATGGAGAACGGCCTACCGATGCTGGTCTTCGGCGCGCAGGGTGACGACACCATCATCCGCGCGGTGGGTGGCGACAAGATCGGCACCCTGATCACCGCCTGA
- the tsf gene encoding translation elongation factor Ts encodes MSQFTAADVKKLRDLTGAGMMDSKKALTEAEGDFDKAIEILRVKGAKDVGKRAGRTAANGLVAHSGKALLELNCETDFVAKTEAFIALAQQLVEHGERSGVNSAEELLATELNGKSVADLIQEQSAKIGEKLVLNRFAKVEGTTAVYLHRKAQDLPPAVGVLVSYTGKSDEAGDADARGVAMQIAAMRPKYLTRDEVPAEVVESERRIAEQTAREENKPEAALPKIVEGRVNAFFKDYVLVEQASVADNKKSVKQMLAEAGIEVTSFVRFEVGQA; translated from the coding sequence ATGTCCCAATTCACCGCCGCGGACGTCAAGAAGCTCCGCGACCTCACCGGCGCCGGCATGATGGACAGCAAGAAGGCGCTGACCGAGGCCGAGGGCGACTTCGACAAGGCCATCGAGATCCTGCGCGTCAAGGGCGCCAAGGACGTCGGCAAGCGGGCCGGCCGTACGGCCGCCAATGGTCTGGTCGCCCACTCCGGCAAGGCGCTGCTCGAGCTCAACTGCGAGACCGACTTCGTGGCCAAGACCGAGGCGTTCATCGCCCTGGCCCAGCAGCTGGTCGAGCACGGCGAGCGCTCCGGCGTGAACAGCGCCGAGGAACTGCTCGCGACCGAGCTGAACGGCAAGAGCGTCGCCGACCTGATCCAGGAGCAGTCCGCCAAGATCGGCGAGAAGCTGGTGCTCAACCGGTTCGCCAAGGTCGAGGGCACCACAGCGGTCTACCTGCACCGCAAGGCCCAGGACCTGCCGCCGGCCGTGGGTGTGCTGGTGTCGTACACCGGCAAGAGCGACGAGGCGGGCGACGCTGACGCCCGTGGTGTCGCCATGCAGATCGCCGCGATGCGCCCGAAGTACCTCACCCGGGACGAGGTTCCGGCCGAGGTCGTCGAGTCCGAGCGGCGCATCGCCGAGCAGACCGCCCGCGAGGAGAACAAGCCCGAGGCGGCCCTGCCGAAGATCGTCGAGGGTCGCGTGAACGCCTTCTTCAAGGACTACGTCCTGGTTGAGCAGGCGTCCGTGGCCGACAACAAGAAGTCGGTGAAGCAGATGCTGGCCGAGGCCGGCATCGAGGTCACCAGCTTCGTGCGGTTCGAGGTCGGCCAGGCCTGA
- the rpsB gene encoding 30S ribosomal protein S2 translates to MAVVTMRQLLESGVHFGHQTRRWNPKMKRFIMTERNGIYIIDLRQTLEYIEKAYEFVRGTVAEGGSILFVGTKKQAQEAISEQATRVGQPYVNHRWLGGMLTNFQTVYKRLQRMKELEGLGDLSGTAAGYTKKETLQLSREKIKLTRTLGGLRDMQKLPAAVWIVDTKKEHIAVDEARKLGIPVIAVLDTNCDPDEVDFPIPGNDDAIRSAELLTKVVAAAVADGLIARSGRRRGNDEKPEGVASDEPLTEWERELLEQPKKADESAAPAEQPAQAAAEQPAPAAAEQPAPAAAEQPATAAAE, encoded by the coding sequence ATGGCCGTCGTGACCATGCGCCAGCTGCTGGAGAGCGGTGTCCACTTCGGGCACCAGACCCGGCGCTGGAACCCGAAGATGAAGCGCTTCATCATGACCGAGCGCAACGGCATCTACATCATTGACCTGCGCCAGACTCTCGAGTACATCGAGAAGGCGTACGAGTTCGTGCGTGGGACCGTCGCCGAGGGTGGCAGCATCCTCTTCGTCGGCACCAAGAAGCAGGCTCAGGAGGCGATCTCCGAGCAGGCGACCCGCGTCGGTCAGCCGTACGTCAACCACCGCTGGCTCGGTGGCATGCTGACCAACTTCCAGACGGTGTACAAGCGCCTTCAGCGGATGAAGGAGCTGGAGGGCCTGGGTGACCTGAGCGGCACCGCCGCCGGTTACACCAAGAAGGAGACGCTGCAGCTCTCCCGCGAGAAGATCAAGCTGACCCGCACCCTCGGTGGCCTGCGGGACATGCAGAAGCTTCCCGCCGCGGTCTGGATCGTCGACACCAAGAAGGAGCACATCGCCGTCGACGAGGCCCGCAAGCTGGGCATCCCGGTGATCGCGGTGCTGGACACCAACTGTGACCCGGACGAGGTCGACTTCCCGATCCCGGGCAACGACGACGCGATCCGCTCGGCCGAGCTGCTGACCAAGGTCGTCGCCGCCGCGGTCGCGGATGGCCTGATCGCGCGTTCCGGCCGTCGCCGGGGCAACGACGAGAAGCCCGAGGGTGTCGCGAGCGACGAGCCGCTGACCGAGTGGGAGCGCGAGCTGCTCGAGCAGCCGAAGAAGGCCGACGAGTCGGCCGCCCCGGCCGAGCAGCCGGCGCAGGCTGCCGCTGAGCAGCCGGCACCGGCCGCCGCTGAGCAGCCGGCACCGGCCGCCGCCGAGCAGCCGGCGACCGCCGCCGCCGAGTGA